The Candidatus Binataceae bacterium genome includes the window CGGTCTGGACCGGCGCCCAAATCAGATGGTGCCGGTCGAAGATCGGCGCCCATTCGGCGAATCCCCGCTGCGCCAAGGCAGCGTCGATCTCTGCAGTCAGCGCCGCGCAGTTCTTTGCTCTCGAGCCTGCGCTGGTAAAACGCTGATCATCGCGCCATGCGGGATTGAGCGCGGCGCAGAAGTCCGGCCAGAAGCGATCGCTCTGGATCATTACGAAATAAACCCATTTGCCGTCCCGGCACTTGTATGAGCTCCACATCGGGTTGATGCGTTCGGAGCGATCCTCCGCGACGGGAGCGTTGCCGGTGAGCATCGCGCCCGTGAGATCGGTCGCGTTCATCCAGAGGCCCATCGCGAAGAGCGAGATCCTCACTTCACGGCCGCGGCCGGTGCGCTCGCGGGCGAAGAGCGCTGCCGAGATCGCGCCGGCAAGGCTCGCACCCACAGGATGATCGATCATCGCCGGACGCTGCGCCGGCGGCGGCTGGCCCGGTTGCGCAATTGTCGCCATCAGGCCTGAGCGCGCCCATGCCGCTGCGTAGTCGTATGCGGGACGATCCTTGTCTGGCCCACGATGCCCGTAGCCGTTGAGCGACGCGTAGATGAGCCGCGGATTGCGCGCCGAGAGCGTCGCGTAATCGAGATTCATGCGCGCGATCGCTTCAAGGCGCAGGCTCGTGATGAACACGTCGGCGCGTTCGATCAGCTTGTGCGCGAAGGCTTGGCCGCCGCCGCTGCGCAGATCGACCGCCACCGACCTCTTGTTGCGATTATCGAGCTCGAATGCCGGCCGGATGTTGACGTTCGAATCCGCGACCGAGCGCGTGACGAAGCCGCGCGTCGGGTCGCCGGTTTTGGGATCCTCCAGCTTGATAACATCGGCGCCCCAGTCCGCCAGCACGACTGCGGTTGACGGTCCCGCCACCCACATCGCAAGCTCCACCACCTTCACGCCCGACAGCGGACGATCCATACGCGAGTCTCCCTTCGAATTCGATTCAGAAACGAATTGCTAGCAGGAGTCGCCGGCCGTGCAAACCCGTGGCGCAAGGGTGGGATGCGCCCCACCGCTTGGCCGAACGAGTTCTAGTGTGAGCGCGCCGCACGCAGCATCCGGTTCGGATGCCGCCGTCTGACGCGATTGACCGTGAGCCGCTGCATCCGGCTGGCCTCCTTGAGGCGCAGCCTGATGGGCGATACGCGGCCCGTGGTCACCATCTCCTTGAGCCTCCATCGCAGCCCTTGGGGATCCATGCCCAGCGCGTCGCATACGCTCTCGAAGGCGAGCGGCGACGACGGGCTGCGGCCGAAGATCCAGTGCCAGGCTTCGTTGAAGCAGTTGCGCTTACGGAGATTCTGCGCACTGTGAAATTCCTGCACGACGTTGATCGCGTCGGCGAGCACGGCGAGCATCAGGCGCTGCTCACTGGTGAGCGCCCGTGTACCGACCAGCTCGAAGAACTGGCTGCGAAGGATAACGTCGGGGAACGGTCTCGAATCCGATGCTGCCGCTGGCTGATTAAGCTCTTGCATGGCTCAACCTCCGCCGCCGCTCGCGCGGATCCCAATATATTTTCTGCGCATACGCACCTCCAGCCTCCCTTATGCGACGCGCGCTCCGAGCTAATGTCTCGGTCGGGATACGAAACATAATGAGAACAAAGCTTCATTGCAAGGGAATCAGCATGTCGTAATGAAAATCGGCATTCGACGAAGCGCCTTGGATTAAAGTCCGAGCCGCGCGTCATCAAACAGCGTAATGCTATCGCGTACGCGCAGTGCAGTCGTGGAACCGTGATCAGAGCAGAGCTTCGATGCAGATGAGCGGGGGTCGATCGATCATGTCCTGCCAGAACTCCCGCCCGTAGGATTTCTCAC containing:
- a CDS encoding CoA transferase, which codes for MDRPLSGVKVVELAMWVAGPSTAVVLADWGADVIKLEDPKTGDPTRGFVTRSVADSNVNIRPAFELDNRNKRSVAVDLRSGGGQAFAHKLIERADVFITSLRLEAIARMNLDYATLSARNPRLIYASLNGYGHRGPDKDRPAYDYAAAWARSGLMATIAQPGQPPPAQRPAMIDHPVGASLAGAISAALFARERTGRGREVRISLFAMGLWMNATDLTGAMLTGNAPVAEDRSERINPMWSSYKCRDGKWVYFVMIQSDRFWPDFCAALNPAWRDDQRFTSAGSRAKNCAALTAEIDAALAQRGFAEWAPIFDRHHLIWAPVQTDAEVLNDPQAEAIGAFAPVDHPTLKNMRLVNSPVEFGDDQPPTHRLAPELGQHTEEVALEIGYTWEEITRLKESGALG